From Pseudomonas sp. LS1212, the proteins below share one genomic window:
- a CDS encoding sigma-70 family RNA polymerase sigma factor has translation MSGAAMLAEQTLQDLFRDHSSWLESWLRRRMGKRLLTNFYKRRSLEQAYLNALASLPEDCVPSPEQRWLLLETLQALDELLDGLPAALQRAFLWSQLEGLGYQQIAERLRVSERTVKRYMAQAYEHCLLVEL, from the coding sequence ATGAGTGGTGCAGCGATGCTGGCGGAGCAAACCCTCCAAGACCTGTTTCGCGACCACAGCAGCTGGCTGGAGAGCTGGCTGCGGCGACGCATGGGCAAGCGGCTGCTGACTAATTTTTACAAGCGTCGCAGTCTGGAGCAGGCATACCTCAATGCCCTGGCATCGCTGCCCGAAGACTGTGTGCCGTCACCCGAGCAGCGCTGGTTGTTGCTCGAAACCCTGCAAGCGCTGGATGAATTGCTCGACGGGCTGCCGGCGGCATTACAGCGGGCGTTTCTTTGGAGCCAATTGGAAGGGCTGGGTTATCAGCAGATCGCCGAGCGCTTGCGGGTGTCGGAGCGCACCGTCAAACGCTACATGGCGCAAGCCTACGAGCATTGCCTGCTGGTGGAACTGTGA
- a CDS encoding HAMP domain-containing sensor histidine kinase — MSAASVWSRYVKPQQATQIAPTEPFNLLRWFSLISFIIISVVAFGLGTISTRFLVNESLERDAMLSAQFIQSVAQGEIRHHGLTGMQIGDVLAAAQYAMLTDETTQNRHRARSEFLDHLTHLPDSLLTTIYSPARVVVWSTNRQLVGKRITDDEALEEAFNSRGQVFAKYSEVEEGRSEQQFLRAPSMFFIENYIPLMDDQGNVLAMVEIYKEPVDLIERVNRGYRIIWLATAIGGFLIYFALYWIVRRASALLASQQNQLVANKTYVGLVEMSTAVAHSLRNPLASIRSSAELAQVVLGQPAQQYNADIISQVDRMSGWVRDLLLCLRPLRGESEQIEPMAAVHDALNGFDQQLSRSNIQVEVIDEPTPRVVSHQLLLAQVLNSVIANAIEAMPDGGRLVIQAQLDESRQWLQLTLDDTGMGMSRQQEMMAFKSFYTTKHGGLGIGLTMVKQIMERFGGTVSLTSREQKGTRVCLSFKVVGQGDNAT; from the coding sequence ATGAGTGCAGCGTCGGTCTGGTCCAGGTATGTGAAGCCGCAACAGGCGACCCAAATTGCTCCCACCGAGCCGTTCAACCTGCTGCGGTGGTTTTCGCTGATCAGTTTCATCATCATCAGTGTTGTGGCCTTCGGGCTGGGCACCATTTCGACCCGCTTTCTGGTAAACGAAAGCCTCGAGCGCGATGCCATGCTGTCGGCGCAGTTCATCCAGTCGGTGGCACAGGGTGAAATTCGCCATCACGGGCTCACCGGAATGCAGATAGGCGATGTCCTCGCCGCCGCCCAGTACGCAATGCTGACCGACGAAACAACGCAGAACCGACATCGTGCGCGCTCGGAGTTTCTCGACCACCTCACCCACCTGCCCGACTCCCTCCTGACCACCATTTACTCACCCGCTCGGGTTGTCGTCTGGTCGACCAATCGGCAGCTTGTTGGAAAGCGGATTACCGACGATGAGGCGCTTGAAGAGGCATTCAACTCCAGGGGCCAGGTTTTCGCCAAATACAGCGAAGTCGAGGAAGGCCGTAGCGAGCAGCAATTCCTGCGCGCGCCCAGCATGTTCTTCATCGAGAACTACATCCCCCTGATGGATGATCAGGGCAATGTCCTGGCGATGGTCGAGATTTACAAGGAACCGGTCGACCTGATCGAAAGGGTCAATCGTGGCTACAGGATAATCTGGCTGGCCACCGCAATCGGCGGCTTTCTGATCTATTTCGCACTCTATTGGATCGTTCGCCGGGCCTCGGCCCTGCTGGCGTCTCAGCAGAATCAACTGGTTGCCAACAAAACCTATGTTGGCCTGGTCGAGATGTCCACCGCTGTAGCCCACAGCCTTCGTAACCCCCTGGCTTCCATCCGATCCAGCGCCGAGTTGGCCCAGGTAGTGCTAGGCCAGCCGGCACAGCAGTACAACGCCGATATCATTAGTCAGGTCGATCGGATGTCGGGGTGGGTGCGTGACCTGCTGTTGTGCCTGCGTCCCCTGCGCGGAGAGTCGGAACAGATAGAGCCAATGGCGGCCGTGCACGACGCCTTGAACGGCTTCGACCAGCAGCTAAGCAGATCGAACATCCAGGTCGAGGTCATCGACGAGCCAACACCACGGGTGGTCAGCCATCAGCTGTTGCTCGCCCAGGTACTCAACAGCGTGATTGCTAATGCCATCGAGGCCATGCCGGACGGCGGTCGTTTGGTGATCCAGGCCCAGTTGGACGAAAGTCGTCAATGGCTACAGCTCACCCTCGATGACACCGGTATGGGAATGTCACGGCAGCAGGAGATGATGGCCTTCAAATCGTTCTACACCACCAAGCACGGTGGGCTTGGAATTGGTTTGACCATGGTGAAGCAGATCATGGAACGTTTCGGCGGCACCGTCAGCCTGACCAGCCGCGAGCAGAAAGGAACCAGGGTGTGCCTGAGCTTCAAGGTCGTCGGGCAAGGGGATAACGCGACATAG
- a CDS encoding LysR family transcriptional regulator translates to MGRYTEWSSFVQVAQKGSFAAAALSEGVTAAILGRRLDALEKRLGVKLMHRSTRGLQLTELGEHLLERAKELLREFDDVEADISSRGSMVKGNLLVSAPASFGRHHVAPHAVGFQAQFPNLKLVFNLTDSVIDLVNEGYDLSIRIGEVTDPNYVAVRLFPNRRVVCGTPEYFARHGKPSTLEDLADHNCLAFTLQGGQQRGWTFLRDGKQVAMKVSGNLACNDGELLFTWMRQGLGIGWRSTWEIYNELKSGELVTVLDEFAMPNYDIQAVYRQQSFLPTKIRYFIDYLKSVYNSPGYWEKH, encoded by the coding sequence ATGGGCCGTTACACAGAGTGGAGTAGCTTCGTCCAGGTCGCCCAGAAAGGTAGCTTCGCGGCTGCTGCTTTAAGCGAGGGAGTGACGGCGGCAATCCTCGGTCGACGCCTGGATGCACTGGAAAAACGCCTGGGCGTCAAGCTGATGCACCGGTCGACCCGCGGTTTGCAACTAACCGAACTGGGAGAGCATTTGCTGGAGAGAGCAAAAGAGCTGCTGCGCGAATTCGATGACGTGGAAGCGGACATCAGCAGCCGTGGTTCCATGGTGAAAGGGAACCTGCTGGTGTCAGCGCCGGCCTCCTTCGGCAGGCACCATGTCGCCCCACATGCCGTTGGCTTCCAGGCGCAGTTCCCCAACCTCAAGCTGGTATTCAACCTGACCGACAGCGTGATCGACCTGGTGAACGAGGGCTATGACTTGAGCATCCGCATCGGTGAGGTGACTGACCCAAATTATGTGGCAGTCCGGCTATTCCCCAATCGGCGGGTGGTCTGCGGCACTCCAGAATATTTCGCCAGGCACGGCAAGCCTTCGACGCTTGAGGATCTGGCCGATCACAACTGCCTGGCATTCACGCTGCAGGGTGGCCAACAGCGCGGCTGGACCTTCCTGCGAGACGGCAAGCAGGTCGCAATGAAGGTCAGCGGCAATCTCGCCTGCAATGACGGTGAACTGCTGTTCACCTGGATGCGCCAAGGGCTCGGGATTGGCTGGCGCTCCACCTGGGAAATCTATAACGAGCTCAAGAGCGGGGAGTTGGTAACGGTGCTTGATGAGTTCGCGATGCCTAACTACGACATTCAAGCTGTCTATCGCCAGCAAAGCTTTCTGCCGACAAAAATACGTTACTTCATTGATTATCTGAAGTCGGTCTACAACTCACCCGGCTACTGGGAAAAGCACTAG
- the gcl gene encoding glyoxylate carboligase: MARMRAIEAAVLVMRREGVNTAFGIPGAAINPLYSALKKVGGIDHVLARHVEGASHMAEGYTRTKAGNIGVCIGTSGPAGTDMVTGLYSASADSIPILCITGQAPRARMHKEDFQAVDITSIVKPVTKWATTVLEPGQVPYAFQKAFYEMRSGRPGPVLIDLPFDVQMAEIEFDIEAYEPLPVQKPAASRIQVEKALAMLDTAERPLLVAGGGIINADASDKLVEFAELTGIPVIPTLMGWGIIPDDHPLMVGMVGLQTSHRYGNATLLKSDVVLGVGNRWANRHTGSVDVYTEGRRFIHVDIEPTQIGRVFTPDLGIVSDAGFALDMFLEVAREWKAAGKLKDRSAWLQDCQQRKGSLQRKTHFDNVPVKPQRVYEEMNQVFGKDTCYVSTIGLSQIAGAQFLHVYKPRHWINCGQAGPLGWTIPAALGVVKADPARKVVALSGDYDFQFMIEELAVGAQFHLPYIHVVVNNSYLGLIRQSQRGFDMDYCVQLAFENLNAPELNGYGVDHVAVAEGLGCKALRVFEPAEIQPALRKAQELMAQFKVPVVVEIILERVTNIAMGTEINAVNEFEDLALVGNDAPTSIMLLD, from the coding sequence ATGGCCAGAATGAGAGCAATAGAAGCTGCCGTCCTGGTGATGCGCCGCGAAGGTGTAAATACCGCTTTTGGCATTCCCGGTGCAGCCATCAACCCGCTGTACTCTGCCCTCAAGAAAGTCGGCGGTATTGATCACGTCCTCGCTCGCCACGTTGAAGGCGCCTCGCACATGGCCGAGGGCTACACCCGCACCAAGGCCGGCAACATCGGTGTGTGCATCGGCACCTCCGGCCCTGCCGGCACCGACATGGTCACCGGCCTGTACAGCGCCTCTGCCGACTCCATCCCGATTCTCTGCATTACCGGCCAGGCACCCCGTGCACGGATGCACAAGGAAGACTTCCAGGCCGTCGACATCACCAGCATCGTCAAGCCGGTGACCAAGTGGGCGACCACTGTACTGGAACCCGGCCAGGTCCCTTACGCGTTCCAGAAAGCCTTCTACGAAATGCGCTCCGGCCGCCCAGGCCCGGTGCTGATCGACCTGCCGTTCGACGTGCAGATGGCCGAAATCGAATTCGACATCGAAGCCTACGAGCCGCTGCCGGTACAGAAGCCGGCCGCCAGCCGCATCCAGGTCGAAAAAGCCCTGGCCATGCTCGACACCGCTGAACGTCCGTTGCTGGTTGCCGGTGGTGGCATCATCAACGCCGATGCCAGCGACAAGCTGGTGGAATTCGCTGAACTGACCGGCATCCCGGTCATCCCGACCCTGATGGGCTGGGGCATTATTCCTGATGACCACCCGCTGATGGTCGGCATGGTCGGCCTGCAGACTTCGCACCGCTACGGCAACGCCACCCTGCTGAAATCCGACGTGGTTCTGGGTGTCGGCAACCGTTGGGCCAACCGTCACACCGGTTCGGTCGACGTCTACACCGAAGGCCGCCGCTTCATTCACGTCGACATCGAACCGACCCAGATTGGCCGCGTATTCACCCCGGACCTGGGCATCGTTTCCGATGCAGGTTTTGCCCTGGACATGTTCCTGGAAGTGGCACGCGAGTGGAAAGCCGCCGGCAAGCTCAAGGACCGCAGCGCCTGGCTGCAAGACTGCCAGCAGCGCAAAGGCAGCCTGCAGCGCAAGACCCACTTCGACAACGTGCCGGTCAAGCCGCAGCGTGTGTATGAAGAGATGAACCAGGTGTTCGGCAAGGACACCTGCTACGTCAGCACCATCGGTCTGTCGCAGATTGCCGGCGCGCAGTTCCTGCATGTGTACAAGCCACGCCACTGGATCAACTGCGGCCAGGCCGGCCCGCTCGGCTGGACCATTCCGGCAGCCCTGGGCGTGGTCAAGGCGGATCCCGCGCGCAAGGTCGTGGCCTTGTCCGGCGACTATGACTTCCAGTTCATGATCGAAGAACTGGCCGTGGGCGCGCAGTTCCACCTGCCATACATCCACGTCGTGGTGAACAACTCCTACCTGGGGTTGATTCGTCAGTCGCAACGCGGCTTCGACATGGACTACTGTGTACAACTGGCGTTCGAGAACCTCAACGCACCGGAACTCAATGGCTATGGCGTCGACCACGTCGCCGTCGCCGAAGGCCTGGGTTGCAAGGCCCTGCGCGTGTTCGAACCGGCCGAAATCCAGCCGGCGCTGCGCAAGGCCCAGGAATTGATGGCCCAGTTCAAGGTACCGGTCGTGGTCGAGATTATTCTGGAGCGGGTCACCAATATAGCCATGGGCACCGAGATCAATGCGGTCAACGAATTCGAAGACCTGGCCCTGGTCGGCAACGATGCACCTACTTCAATCATGCTGCTGGATTGA
- the hyi gene encoding hydroxypyruvate isomerase, giving the protein MPRFAANLSMLFTEQDFLARFKAAADAGFTGVEYLFPYDFTSADIKAQLDANGLTQVLFNLPAGDWAKGERGIACHPDRVEEFRSGVDLAIAYAQVLGNTQVNCLAGIRPQGLECAVVEETFVANLKYAADKLQAAGIKLVMEAINTRDIPGFYLNTTRQALAIQEKVGSANLFLQYDIYHMQIMEGDLARTMATHLPQINHIQLADNPGRNEPGTGEINYRFLFEHLDRIGYQGWVGCEYKPLTTTEAGLGWLKTHNVI; this is encoded by the coding sequence ATGCCGCGTTTCGCCGCCAACCTGTCCATGCTGTTCACCGAGCAGGACTTCCTCGCCCGTTTCAAGGCTGCCGCCGATGCCGGCTTCACCGGGGTCGAGTACCTGTTCCCGTACGATTTCACCTCGGCTGACATCAAGGCACAACTCGATGCCAACGGCCTGACCCAGGTGTTGTTCAACCTGCCTGCCGGCGACTGGGCCAAGGGTGAGCGCGGGATCGCCTGCCACCCGGACCGCGTCGAGGAGTTCCGCTCTGGCGTGGATCTGGCCATCGCCTACGCCCAGGTGCTGGGCAACACCCAGGTCAACTGCCTGGCCGGTATCCGTCCGCAAGGCCTTGAGTGCGCCGTGGTCGAAGAGACCTTCGTCGCCAACCTCAAGTACGCCGCCGACAAGCTGCAAGCGGCCGGCATCAAGCTGGTCATGGAAGCGATCAACACCCGCGACATTCCCGGCTTCTACCTGAACACCACCCGCCAGGCCCTGGCGATCCAGGAGAAGGTCGGCAGCGCCAACCTGTTCCTGCAATACGACATCTACCACATGCAAATCATGGAAGGTGACCTGGCGCGGACCATGGCCACGCACCTGCCGCAGATCAACCACATCCAGCTGGCCGACAACCCCGGCCGCAACGAGCCGGGCACGGGCGAGATCAACTACCGCTTCCTCTTCGAACACCTGGACCGCATCGGCTACCAGGGCTGGGTGGGCTGCGAATACAAGCCGCTGACCACCACCGAAGCCGGCCTGGGCTGGTTGAAAACCCATAACGTGATCTGA
- a CDS encoding 2-hydroxy-3-oxopropionate reductase, with protein MAKIGFIGTGIMGHPMALNLQKAGHSLFLSAHHDPAPADLIAAGAVALANPKEVAQEAEFIIIMVPDTPQVEDVLFRENGIADGLSPNKIVIDMSSISPSATKGFAAKVNAKGAQYLDAPVSGGEVGAKAATLSIMVGGDADAFERALPLFQSMGKNITLVGGNGDGQTAKVANQIIVALNIQAVAEALLFAAKNGADPAKVREALMGGFASSKILEVHGERMIKGTFDPGFRISLHQKDLNLALQGARELSINLPNTANAQQVFSTCAAIGGSNWDHSALIKGLEHMANFSIRDK; from the coding sequence ATGGCTAAAATCGGCTTTATCGGCACCGGCATCATGGGCCACCCCATGGCACTCAATCTGCAGAAGGCAGGCCACAGCCTGTTCCTGTCCGCCCACCACGATCCAGCACCGGCTGACCTGATCGCCGCAGGCGCCGTGGCCCTGGCCAACCCGAAGGAAGTGGCCCAGGAAGCCGAATTCATCATCATCATGGTGCCCGATACCCCGCAGGTCGAAGACGTACTGTTCCGCGAAAACGGCATCGCCGACGGCCTGAGCCCGAACAAGATCGTCATCGACATGAGCTCGATCTCGCCATCCGCGACCAAAGGCTTCGCCGCCAAGGTCAACGCCAAGGGCGCGCAGTACCTCGACGCACCGGTTTCCGGTGGCGAAGTCGGCGCCAAGGCCGCGACCCTGAGCATCATGGTCGGTGGCGACGCCGATGCCTTCGAGCGCGCACTGCCGCTGTTCCAGAGCATGGGCAAGAACATCACCCTGGTCGGCGGCAACGGCGATGGCCAGACCGCCAAGGTGGCCAACCAGATCATCGTCGCCCTGAACATCCAGGCCGTCGCCGAGGCCCTGCTGTTCGCCGCCAAGAACGGCGCCGACCCGGCCAAGGTGCGTGAAGCGCTGATGGGTGGCTTCGCTTCGTCGAAGATCCTCGAAGTGCACGGCGAGCGCATGATCAAGGGCACCTTCGATCCGGGCTTCCGCATCAGCCTGCACCAGAAGGACCTGAACCTGGCCCTGCAGGGTGCGCGCGAGCTGTCGATCAACCTGCCCAACACCGCCAACGCGCAACAGGTGTTCAGCACCTGCGCGGCCATCGGTGGCAGCAACTGGGACCACTCGGCGCTGATCAAGGGGCTGGAGCACATGGCGAATTTCTCGATTCGCGATAAGTAA
- the glcC gene encoding transcriptional regulator GlcC, translating into MPNGSVGKQGRPRVADQVAESIERLIVDGVLKVGQALPSERRLVEKLGCSRSALREGLRVLRGRGIVDTEQGRGSFVADLSRVEDTTPLMHLFSSQPRTLFDLLEVRALLEGESARLAALRATDVDRLLIKRRYEEMIAAHEGPHSHDPREHARRDHAFHQAISEAAHNPVLVYTLQSLNELMLSTVFASVNNLYDRPAQKRQIDRQHTRLYHAVIEQLPEQAQRAAREHIHGVRDNLREIEQEEQRLVRATMRLEGWK; encoded by the coding sequence ATGCCAAATGGCAGTGTGGGCAAGCAGGGCAGGCCGCGAGTGGCTGACCAGGTGGCAGAGTCCATAGAACGGCTGATAGTCGATGGCGTTCTCAAGGTCGGTCAGGCACTCCCCTCCGAGCGACGGCTGGTGGAGAAACTGGGGTGTTCGCGGTCGGCTCTGCGGGAGGGATTGCGCGTGTTGCGTGGGCGCGGCATCGTGGATACGGAGCAGGGCCGTGGCTCGTTCGTGGCGGACTTGAGTCGCGTAGAGGACACGACGCCATTGATGCATTTGTTCAGCTCACAACCGCGCACACTCTTCGATTTGTTGGAAGTGCGCGCGTTGCTTGAAGGCGAGTCCGCGCGCTTGGCAGCCCTGCGTGCCACCGACGTTGATCGGTTGCTGATAAAGCGGCGTTACGAGGAGATGATTGCGGCTCATGAAGGGCCGCATTCACATGATCCGAGGGAACATGCGCGACGTGATCATGCATTTCATCAGGCGATCAGTGAGGCTGCCCACAACCCCGTTCTGGTTTACACCCTGCAATCACTCAACGAGCTGATGCTGAGTACGGTGTTTGCTTCCGTGAACAACCTTTACGACAGGCCGGCACAGAAACGCCAGATAGACCGGCAACACACGCGCCTCTACCATGCGGTCATAGAGCAACTGCCGGAACAGGCTCAGCGTGCAGCGCGCGAGCATATACACGGCGTGCGTGACAACTTGCGAGAAATCGAGCAGGAAGAGCAACGACTGGTTCGGGCTACCATGCGCCTGGAAGGCTGGAAGTAA
- the glcD gene encoding glycolate oxidase subunit GlcD, which yields MNILYDERVDGALPRVDKAALLRELRQALPDMEILHSQEDLKPYECDGLSAYVTVPMLVLLPERIEQLQTVLKMCRARNVPVVARGAGTGLSGGALPLEQGILLVMARFNTILEVNPEGRFARVQPGVRNLAISQAAAPHGLYYAPDPSSQIACSIGGNVAENAGGVHCLKYGLTVHNLLKVDILTIEGEHLTLGSDALDSPGFDLLALFTGSEGMLGIVTEVTVKLLPKPQVARVLLASFDSVEKAGRAVGDIIAAGIIPGGLEMMDNLSIRAAEDFIHAGYPVDAAAILLCELDGVEADVQDDCARVEAVLKAAGASEVRLARDEAERVKFWAGRKNAFPAVGRISPDYYCMDGTIPRRELPRVLRGISQLSEEYGLRVANVFHAGDGNMHPLILFDANVPGELERAEAIGGKILELCVEVGGSITGEHGVGREKINQMCAQFNSDELTLFHAVKASFDPCGLLNPGKNIPTLHRCAEFGSMHIHHGKLPFPELERF from the coding sequence ATGAACATTCTCTACGACGAGCGCGTCGACGGCGCACTGCCCAGAGTTGACAAGGCGGCACTGCTTCGCGAGTTGCGCCAAGCCTTGCCTGACATGGAAATCCTGCACAGCCAGGAAGATCTGAAACCCTACGAATGCGATGGCCTGTCGGCCTATGTCACCGTGCCGATGCTGGTGCTCTTGCCTGAGCGGATCGAACAGCTGCAGACAGTGCTCAAGATGTGCCGGGCCCGCAACGTACCCGTGGTCGCCCGCGGTGCCGGCACCGGTTTGTCCGGGGGTGCACTGCCATTGGAGCAGGGCATTCTGTTGGTGATGGCGCGCTTCAATACCATCCTTGAAGTCAACCCCGAAGGCCGCTTCGCCCGCGTGCAACCGGGCGTGCGCAACCTGGCCATTTCTCAAGCGGCAGCGCCTCACGGCCTCTACTATGCGCCGGATCCTTCCTCGCAGATTGCCTGCTCCATCGGTGGCAACGTGGCCGAGAATGCTGGCGGAGTCCATTGCCTGAAATACGGCCTGACCGTACATAACCTGCTCAAGGTCGACATTCTCACCATTGAAGGCGAGCACCTGACACTCGGCAGCGACGCCCTCGACTCCCCTGGTTTCGATCTGTTGGCGCTGTTCACAGGCTCCGAAGGCATGCTCGGCATCGTGACTGAAGTCACGGTCAAGCTGCTGCCCAAACCCCAGGTGGCGCGTGTTCTGCTGGCCAGCTTTGACTCGGTGGAGAAAGCCGGTCGCGCTGTCGGCGACATTATCGCCGCCGGCATCATCCCCGGCGGCCTGGAGATGATGGACAACCTGTCCATCCGCGCCGCCGAAGATTTCATCCATGCAGGCTACCCGGTGGATGCCGCGGCCATACTGCTTTGCGAGCTCGATGGCGTCGAGGCTGACGTGCAGGACGATTGTGCGCGCGTCGAGGCCGTACTCAAGGCCGCCGGGGCCAGCGAAGTGCGCCTGGCACGGGATGAGGCCGAACGGGTCAAGTTCTGGGCCGGACGCAAGAATGCCTTTCCGGCGGTCGGACGTATCTCGCCCGATTACTACTGCATGGACGGCACCATCCCGCGCCGCGAACTTCCCCGGGTGCTGCGCGGTATCAGCCAATTGTCCGAAGAGTACGGCCTGCGCGTGGCCAACGTGTTCCACGCCGGTGACGGCAACATGCACCCGCTGATCCTGTTCGATGCAAACGTTCCCGGTGAACTGGAACGGGCCGAGGCCATCGGCGGCAAGATTCTGGAACTTTGTGTAGAGGTCGGCGGCAGCATCACGGGTGAACACGGCGTAGGCCGCGAAAAGATCAATCAGATGTGCGCGCAGTTCAACAGCGACGAGCTGACCCTGTTCCACGCGGTGAAGGCGTCCTTTGACCCTTGTGGCCTGCTCAATCCTGGCAAGAACATCCCGACCCTGCATCGCTGTGCCGAGTTCGGATCAATGCACATACACCACGGCAAACTGCCCTTCCCCGAACTGGAGCGTTTCTGA
- the glcE gene encoding glycolate oxidase subunit GlcE, giving the protein MRHDHDASAALLEQVNYALNERTALRIQGGNSKSFIGRPVTGEVLDTRSHRGIVSYDPTELVLTARAGTPLTDIEAALESAGQLLPCEPPHLGQGATLGGMVATGLSGPRRPWSGSVRDYVLGTRVITGHGKHLRFGGEVMKNVAGYDVSRLLTASFGCLGVLTEVSLKVLPKPRACMSLSLEMEVSRALGALAQWGKEPIPITAACYDSGALHLRLEGGEGSVQAARLRLGGEEIGSGYWQDLREQRLAFFTHPAPLWRLSLPNNTPPLALPGEQLIDWGGAQRWLKSGADASLIRHTVAQVGGHATCYGKVDDPFPPLSAPLLRYHQNLKRQLDPQGIFNPGRMYAEV; this is encoded by the coding sequence ATGCGACACGATCACGACGCCAGCGCGGCATTGCTGGAACAGGTCAACTACGCTCTCAACGAGCGCACCGCACTGCGCATCCAGGGCGGCAACAGCAAGTCCTTCATCGGCCGCCCAGTGACTGGCGAGGTACTCGACACTCGAAGCCATCGTGGCATCGTCAGCTACGATCCGACTGAACTGGTCCTGACCGCACGCGCCGGAACGCCGCTTACCGATATCGAGGCGGCTCTGGAAAGCGCAGGACAGCTGCTGCCGTGCGAGCCACCGCATCTGGGCCAAGGCGCGACGCTCGGCGGCATGGTTGCCACCGGGCTCTCCGGCCCCCGCCGCCCCTGGTCTGGTTCGGTGCGCGACTATGTGCTCGGCACACGGGTGATCACTGGCCACGGCAAGCATCTTCGATTCGGCGGCGAAGTCATGAAAAATGTCGCGGGCTACGATGTGTCGCGATTGCTGACCGCAAGCTTCGGTTGCCTGGGTGTCCTTACCGAAGTCTCACTGAAGGTGCTGCCCAAGCCGCGAGCGTGCATGAGCCTGAGCCTGGAGATGGAGGTGTCCCGGGCACTCGGCGCGCTCGCCCAATGGGGCAAGGAACCCATCCCGATCACAGCGGCCTGCTACGACAGCGGTGCATTGCATTTGCGCCTGGAGGGCGGCGAAGGCTCAGTGCAGGCTGCTCGGCTGCGCCTGGGTGGAGAGGAGATCGGTAGCGGCTACTGGCAGGACCTGCGCGAACAACGCCTTGCTTTCTTCACCCATCCCGCACCGCTGTGGCGCCTGTCCCTGCCGAACAACACGCCGCCGCTAGCCTTGCCCGGCGAACAACTGATCGACTGGGGTGGTGCCCAGCGCTGGCTCAAGTCGGGTGCCGACGCCAGTCTCATCCGCCACACCGTCGCGCAAGTCGGTGGTCACGCCACCTGCTACGGCAAAGTCGACGATCCCTTCCCGCCACTGAGCGCTCCGCTGCTGCGCTACCACCAGAACCTCAAGCGCCAGCTCGACCCCCAGGGGATTTTTAACCCCGGTCGCATGTATGCAGAAGTCTGA